GAGATCACGGCGACCGCCATGGCCCGCATGCGGTGGAACCGGCAGTTCGTCCACCTGGCCGAGGCCGTGCTGCTGGGACGGCAGGGGGCCCACACGGACGCGGCGGCCGCCGTGGAGGTGGCACTGGCGGTGGCCGAACCGTATCCGCTGGCCCAGCAACTGGGGCTGCGGCTGATCGCGGACGCCGCGCACCAGGACGGCTGGGGAGATCCGGTGGGCTGGCTGCGGCGCGCCGAGCACTACTTCCACGAGCGCGACATCCCCGCCGTCACCGGCGCCTGCCGGGCGGGACTGCGCCGCCTGGGCGCCCCGGTGCACCAGCACCGCAGCGGCACCAGCGGCATTCCGGAGGACCTGCGCACCCAGGGGGTGACCGTCCGGGAGTTCGACGTGTTCCGGCTTCTCGCGGAGCGACTGAGCAACAAAGGGATAGCCGACCGGCTGTTCATCTCGCCCCGCACCGCGGAGAAGCACATCGCGAGTCTCATCACCAAGACGGGAGCGGCCAACCGCGCGGACCTGTGCGCGCGATCGGCCGCTCTGCGCTCGGGCTGAACCTCTCGACCGGGTCAGCGCATCTCCCGCACCGCGCGGGAACCGAGCACCGCCAGTCCCGTGCAGGCGAGGACCACGGCTACGACACCGAACAGGGCCAGGTGCCCCGTCCCGGCCAGAAGACCGCACAGGATCAGCGACAGCGGCGCGGCGGCGTAGCCGAGGACCATGTCGACGGAGACGACGCGGGTCAGGACGTCCTGCGGGATGTTCCGCTGGATCCAGCTCAGGCCGAACACTCCCTGGTAGCCGATGGCGAAACCCATGGCCACGACGGTCGCGACCACGACCGGGGTGCTCTGCGCCAGGCCGAGGACGGCCATCCCCGCGGCCAGCCATCCTGCGAGGGCGGCCACCAGCAGGCCGACGCGGGGCCGTCCGCCCACGGCGCCGCCGGCGAGGGTGCCGAGGACCGCTCCCCCGGCCAGGGCGCCGTTGAGGACGCCGAGTGTGGCCGAGCCTCCGCGCAGCACCTGGTCGGCGAGGGTGGCGAAACCGACCGTGAAGGGGCCCGCGTAACAGAAGTTCACAGCTGTGTCGAGGGCGACGATGGTGCGCAGGCGCGGGTCGCGCCAGGTGAAGGTGATGCCTTCCCGGATGCGCGCACCGAGGGACGGGCCCGTCGTGGCCGGTCCGGTGCGGGGGGTGTCGGGCCGGGGGCGGGTGTGGATGCGGGCCACGCACAGGCCGCACAGGGCGAAGCAGACCGCGTCGACGAGGAAGGCGACCGGCGCCTGCGTCAGGGCGATGACGACACCGCCGACGGCGGGGCCCAGCACAGCCGCCGTACGCGCGCCGGCGCCCAGCAGTGCGTTGGCCGGGGCGAGCAGGTCCTTGTCGACCACCGACGGCAGGATGGAGACACGGGCCGGCTGGAAGAACGCGTCGACGGCGCCGAAGGCGGCAGCCGCCGCGCACAGCATCCACACGGTCAGGTGCCCGGTGAGTCCGGCGGCGCCGACCGTGGCCATCAGCACGGCGCGGGTCCAGCTGGAGGCCACCATCAGGGTGCGGGTGGACCAGGTGTCGCCGAGGGTGCCGCCCACCAGGGTGAGCAGGGCGCGGGGCACGGCCTGGAACGCCAGGACGTAGCCGAGGGTGAGGGTGGACCCGGTCAGGCTCAGGGTGATCCAGGAGAAGGCGACGACGCTGAATCCGTCACCGAGCAGGGAGAGCGCCTGCCCCGTCCACAGCAGGCGGAAGGAACGGTGCCGGGCGGGCGCCCACAGCCGCGGGCGGTCCGCGGCGAGGGTGGTGGCCATGGGGGTGCCTCTCTTCGAGGGGACGCGTGCGGTCCGGTCAGTAGTGGACGGGCAGGGCGGTGAGGCTGCGGTTGAGCAGGGACGGCTGCCAGGTGAGCCGCTCCGGGTCGGCCAGGGCCAGGCCGGGCCGCTCGCACACCAGCGTGCGCACCGCGCAGACGGCGACCAGGCGGGCCAGCGCGGCGCCGATGCAGAAGTGGGCGCCGAAGCCGAACCCCAGGTGGGTCGTGCCGCTGCGGGTGACGTCGAAGCGGCCCGGGTCGGGGAAGCGGGCGGGGTCCCGGTTGGCGGCGGCGGTCACGAGGAAGATCCGGTCGCCGGCGCGGACCGTGTGACCGCCGAGTTCGAGGTCCTGGGCGGCGGTGCGGATCGACATCTTCGACGGGCCGTCCAGGCGCAGCGTCTCCTCCACCGCGCCCTGGGCCAGCTCCGGTTCGGCGCGCACGGCGGCCAGCTGGTCAGGGCGGGTGTGCAGGGCCAGGACCGTGTTGGCGATGAGGTTGCTGGTGGTCTCCCCGCCGGCGAACGCCATCTGGGTGAGCATCCCGACGAACTCCTCCTCGCTCACCGAGTCGCCCACCCGGCCCTCGCCGAGCACCTGGCTGATCAGGTCGTCGCCGGGCTCCGCGCGCCGCCGGGCGACGAGGGCACCGAGGTAGTCCTCCAGGCTGACCAGGGCCTGCAGGGAGGCGCGGTACTCGCTCTCCTCCTGGGCGGTGCCGAGCACGAGGTCGGCGACGCGGGTGTTCCAGTACCAGAAGGAGGGCCCGTCGGTGGGCGGGATGCCGAGCCAGCGGGCGAAGACCAGGGCCGGCAGCGGCTTGGCGAGGTCGGCCATGAGGTCGCCGCTGCGGCCGGGGACGGCCTTGCGGGCCAGCACGGCACGGGTCACCTTCTGGGTGAAGGCGCTGTAGCGGGCGACGGCGCGGGCGGCGAACGCCTCCTGGAAGACCTGCCGCAGCCGTCGGTGCTGGGGCGGGTCGTTGAAGACCATCCAGCGCGACAGGATCCCGAAGGCGCGCTCGGCGTCCTCACGGGCCCCTTGCGGGACGGCGTCCATCAGCGGCCGGACCCGGTCGGCGGAGACGGCCCGGTCCCGCAGGCAGCGCATGACCTCGTCGTAGCCGGTGACGAGCCAGGCATGGTGCAGCGGGCTCCACTGGACCGGCGCGCTCTCGCGCAGGGCGTCGAGGTGAGCGTAGGGGTCGGCGACCAGGTCGGGGGCGAGCAGGTAGCGCTCGGTGCGGGCGGGGGCGTGCGTGGTCATCGGGACTCTCCCGTCTCCAGGGCGGCGAGCAGGCCGGCGATTCCGGTGACCTGGGGCTCGGCCATCATCGACATGTGGTCGCCGTCGCTGATGTGCAGCGTCAGCCCGCCCCGTGCGGTCTCGCGCCAGCGGG
Above is a window of Streptomyces sp. NBC_00490 DNA encoding:
- a CDS encoding MFS transporter, producing MATTLAADRPRLWAPARHRSFRLLWTGQALSLLGDGFSVVAFSWITLSLTGSTLTLGYVLAFQAVPRALLTLVGGTLGDTWSTRTLMVASSWTRAVLMATVGAAGLTGHLTVWMLCAAAAAFGAVDAFFQPARVSILPSVVDKDLLAPANALLGAGARTAAVLGPAVGGVVIALTQAPVAFLVDAVCFALCGLCVARIHTRPRPDTPRTGPATTGPSLGARIREGITFTWRDPRLRTIVALDTAVNFCYAGPFTVGFATLADQVLRGGSATLGVLNGALAGGAVLGTLAGGAVGGRPRVGLLVAALAGWLAAGMAVLGLAQSTPVVVATVVAMGFAIGYQGVFGLSWIQRNIPQDVLTRVVSVDMVLGYAAAPLSLILCGLLAGTGHLALFGVVAVVLACTGLAVLGSRAVREMR
- a CDS encoding cytochrome P450, with the protein product MTTHAPARTERYLLAPDLVADPYAHLDALRESAPVQWSPLHHAWLVTGYDEVMRCLRDRAVSADRVRPLMDAVPQGAREDAERAFGILSRWMVFNDPPQHRRLRQVFQEAFAARAVARYSAFTQKVTRAVLARKAVPGRSGDLMADLAKPLPALVFARWLGIPPTDGPSFWYWNTRVADLVLGTAQEESEYRASLQALVSLEDYLGALVARRRAEPGDDLISQVLGEGRVGDSVSEEEFVGMLTQMAFAGGETTSNLIANTVLALHTRPDQLAAVRAEPELAQGAVEETLRLDGPSKMSIRTAAQDLELGGHTVRAGDRIFLVTAAANRDPARFPDPGRFDVTRSGTTHLGFGFGAHFCIGAALARLVAVCAVRTLVCERPGLALADPERLTWQPSLLNRSLTALPVHY